From the genome of Ptychodera flava strain L36383 chromosome 20, AS_Pfla_20210202, whole genome shotgun sequence, one region includes:
- the LOC139120472 gene encoding uncharacterized protein: MIRRLDTQSLQCIQVILAERSNGIMIDVMGDRIFRKDPGDKWQVDAFSTKFGEPLANVPLRIKIANWVQPDSYCGPNNTIPFNQPADAVKYSNMTTSNEHGVAVFHFTGKSPRRPRRILDGQLYFFDILADVNHPATSNEPIAVHMYDDFRVSEGGPTWHQDIYPIFKLYANMFPSMTNIINLACYEDVRRKTKLINMTMSLPFTDPGYMPVTRDLSGQKRQAILKWLEKPKVGKPVPSSLEELKKNLQIALEFELSTIPPYLTALFSIKKDHNTAVASILRSIVIDEMLHMTLVANILNSICGNPILDDVGVIPKYPSKLPGGVHPHLTVSLGRLSKGLIEDVFMKIEEPDDTLPITWRDEIFEGRLSEEKVHHHNNTIGQFTKGRYGSHSLTLIRLMKTYSNVERVTCRSPRMTGTATSMKSRFL, encoded by the coding sequence ATGATCCGACGTTTGGACACGCAATCTCTTCAGTGCATTCAAGTTATCCTGGCTGAGAGAAGCAACGGAATCATGATTGACGTCATGGGGGACAGAATATTCAGAAAAGACCCAGGAGACAAATGGCAAGTTGATGCTTTCTCAACCAAATTCGGTGAACCTCTTGCCAATGTTCCATTAAGGATAAAAATAGCCAACTGGGTCCAACCAGACTCATATTGCGGACCAAATAACACTATACCTTTTAATCAACCGGCAGATGCTGTAAAATACTCCAACATGACAACTAGCAACGAGCATGGGGTAGCTGTCTTTCATTTTACAGGAAAGAGTCCCAGACGTCCGAGAAGAATACTTGATGGGCAGCTTTACTTTTTTGACATTCTGGCTGATGTCAATCATCCGGCTACTTCAAATGAACCGATAGCTGTTCATATGTACGATGACTTCAGGGTGTCAGAAGGAGGGCCTACTTGGCATCAGGATATATACCccatattcaaattatatgcaaatatgtttCCGAGCATGACGAACATTATAAATTTAGCTTGTTATGAAGACGTACGacgcaaaacaaaattgataaaCATGACAATGAGCTTGCCATTCACAGATCCAGGATATATGCCAGTAACAAGAGATTTATCAGGACAGAAACGGCAAGCTATACTGAAATGGTTAGAAAAACCAAAGGTTGGTAAACCAGTCCCATCCAGCCTGGAAGAGTTGAAAAAGAATCTTCAGATCGCTCTTGAGTTTGAGCTTTCTACCATTCCTCCTTACCTAACAGCATTGTTTTCCATCAAGAAGGATCATAATACAGCCGTTGCAAGTATTCTACGAAGTATTGTCATCGATGAAATGCTACATATGACTTTAGTAGCGAACATTCTGAACAGCATATGCGGGAACCCAATTTTGGACGACGTCGGGGTTATACCGAAATACCCTTCAAAGCTCCCAGGTGGAGTCCATCCCCATCTCACTGTTTCTCTTGGCAGACTCAGCAAAGGTCTAATAGAGGACGTGTTCATGAAGATCGAGGAACCAGACGATACTCTTCCTATTACATGGCGCGACGAAATATTTGAAGGTCGTCTGTCTGAAGAAAAAGTGCATCACCACAATAATACAATTGGACAGTTTACCAAAGGAAGATATGGAAGTCACTCACTGACCTTGATAAGGTTGATGAAAACTTATTCAAATGTGGAAAGAGTAACATGCAGATCACCGAGGATGACTGGTACAGCAACGTCGATGAAAAGCCGTTTCTTGTGA